TTTCCTGGCTGAGAAGGTAGCATAGTACTCCTCACTCAGCTGGCTTGCCTGGTCATAGAGTTTGTCTTTTATCAGATCCTGATACAGTAAGGGTACTATTTCATTAGGGATCTGGTCTACAGACAGGTAAGATAATTTAGAAGGGGCTGTAGTTGTTGATTTTGTTGCGGGTTGAACGTTCTCTTTTGCGCATGATGCAAATAGGAGCACTACTGCACACAGGTACAGACAATGAGTTTTCATAACAAATTTTGAATAAGTTAATTAATAATGGGAGTTAATGGGTTAATGACTCATAGGGTATTTTGAGATTAAAGTTGCTTTGTGTCTTTAATCCAAGTTAGGATATTATAATTAAACAAAAAATTTTTATGGCTCCTATTACCGGAACGTTAACACACCATTTTTCAATTCATGTTTAATGCCGGTTGTTTTTCCCAGGTTGTCCAAAAAATCATTTAATCCATCCTGCTTAGTCAGGATGCCGGTAAGATCTATACGGGAAGCAGCAGAGTTTTCAAATACAACATCGATATCAAACCATCTGTTAATCACATCACCTAAGTCTTTCAAAGTTGCGTTTCTGAAATAATATTTTCCTTCCATCCATCCTAAGGTATTTCGCTTATCAAAGGCATCGATACTAAAGAACTGCTGGTTATATACTGCTTCATAGCCAGGTGATAACTGCACCACCTGTACACTGTTTTTGCTTTTTAATACTACCTTCCCGGAAGCCAATGCTATACGCGGGTTCACACTGCTGTAGGTGTTGATATTGAAGGCTGTTCCCAGTACATCTACAGACACATCTCCGGCATGAACGATAAAAGGCCGGGCAGGATCTTGTTTTACTGAAAAATAGGCTTCTCCGCTCACGGTTACTTCCCGCGTTTTTCCATTAAATGCCATTGGAAAACGAATTTCTGATTTTGCATTCATCCATACTTCTGTTCCATCTGCCAGCACGAGTTTATAATCTTTGCCGGCAGATACGCGCAATACATTCATTGGCATATCGGCAGTTGCGTTGGCGGCATTGTATTGTAAGCTTTTTGATGAAACGTGTAATTGCGCACTCCCTACCTTCATCATGGACTGTGTCGTATCGGAGAGGTCTATTTGCTGGCCGTTGGCTAGTTGCAGGACAATGCCGGTCGGGTTGTTTGCAAGTTGTTTTTTCGACGGTTGCTTATAATAAAACATACTACCTCCTAATATTACCAGTATACTTGCCGCTGCATACCACCACCTGAATTTCCGTTGTATAAACCGGTGTTTGTTCTGTTCCCACAAAACCCCTTCATCCAGTTTGGACAAATATGCCTGGGCAATTGGCTGGCTCAACTGTTCCTGCATTCCTTTATATATTTCACTTAATTCCGGAACGGTCTCCAATAATTGCCTCAGTTGCGCATCATCTTCCTCAGAAATACATCCTGACAGCTTCTCCAACATTAATTGTTCTATATTTGGTATCATTTGTTCTGATCTTAAATTTATTCTGAATATGGCAGGTCCAGCTTATTCCGCAACGTTTTCACTGCGATCTTCAGGTGTGTCTTTAATGAGTTTACACTAATACCCATATTATCTGCCACCTCATGATACTTCTTATGCTCCAGGTATACCAGGTTAAATGCACGCTGACGCTGCGTGGGAAATTCCCGTAACAGTTCATGCAGTTGCTGCTGAAACTTTTCGCTTGATATTACATTGTGTTCCTCTCCATAAGATTCGTCCACGACTGTTTCAGCATACTTTTCGATGCGTTTAAGTCTTCTCGACTTTATCTTATGGTAATCATTTACCTGATTGCGAACCGCAATCAGCAGGTAGGTACGGAGGTTACCATTAATTTTGTAATACAATTGTTTTTCCCAGATACTGCACAGTACAGACTGAACCAGGTCATCGGCGTCAGTAGGATCTCCTGTTCCCAGATACGCCTTCGTCCACATTAGTCTGTAGTATTTCTTAAAGATTAGTTCAAATGCATCACCGGCGTCCCCATTCTTTAATAATAGAAGTACAATATCGTCTCCTGGATATTCAGGCATAAAAAATAGTTAAGTGGTTGATTGTATAACGCGGATAAAAATTCTAAAGGGATATTGTCTGGAATAAATATAAATGTTATTTTGACATTTATAAAAATATTTTTTTTTGGAGGGAGGGCATTCACCCATTCACAATTGTCGTCGTCTTTATATCGTGAAGCATCAAATAGATTCTACAATTAAGTAAGGAAAATGAACAGACATTCCCCGTTAATGAAAACGGCCAGCAAGCATTTTGCCTGGCAGCGAACCACTATTGCCTTTCTGTTGCTCTTTCTGAATTATCAATTACGTGGGCAGACGATCAGTCCCCCGATTGTAACGATCAAAGGGAATAATATGACCCTGGAATCGATCTTTAAATCGATAGAGCAACAAACTGACATTACTTTTTTTTACAGTGGCAACATCCCTAAAAATGACATCATTGGCCAGGTCAACTACTCCGGAGCTAAAGTGACCACCGTACTGGATGATTTATTGAAAGGACGCAACCTCGCGTATGAAATTAAAAAAAATGTGATCCTCATTCGAAGGGAGGAAAAGCCCCTCCCGGTCGAAAAACCTGCTGCCGCCAGCCAGGAGTCCATTCTCACCGGACAAATCCTGGCAGAGGATACCAAAACGCCCTTACCCATGGCCACGGTCATGCTAAAAGGTACAAATATCGGTGCGACTGCCGATCAGAACGGGTTCTTCAAACTCAGGCTGAATGGCACCAGCAAAGTCCTGGTGGTGCAATATGTAGGCTATGAAACCCGGGAAATGAACCTGACCGGGAAGAACAATTTAGAAATAATGCTCTCCCCAAAAGATAATACCATCAAAGATGTGGTGGTGGTAGCATATGGTACCCAGAAGAAAACAAGTATGGTCAGCTCCATCACCTCCATCAACCCAAAAGAACTGAAAGGCCCTACCTCTAACCTCACCACTATGCTGGCAGGAAAGATAGCAGGGGTGATATCCTACCAGCGAAGTGGTGAACCCGGTGCTGATAATGCGCAGTTCTTTATCAGAGGTGTCGGTACTTTTGGGGCAGGAAAGGTAGACCCACTCATTCTGATCGACAACATTGAATCATCTTCAAGAGACCTTGCCAGGTTGCAACCTGATGATATCGCCGGTTTCTCTGTGCTCAAAGATGCGACTGCTTCCGCACTCTATGGCGCCAGGGGTGCGAATGGGGTGATCCTCGTTACCACCAAAACCGGAAACATCGGAAAGATGAAGTTCAATGCCCGTCTCGAAAACGCCACTTCTTCCAACACCCGCAACTTTGCACTGGCAGACAATATTACTTATATGAAACTGGCGAACGAAGCCACGCTCACCAGGAATCCACTCAGCGCGCTCCCCTACTCTCAAAATAAAATCGATCATACCGAAGCTGGCGACGATCCATTATTATATCCCAATAATAACTGGATAAAACAATTAATTAAAAATCATACCAATAACCAACGTTATAATATCAATGCCAGTGGCGGTTCGGACAAAGCCAAATACTACCTGGCTATGACCTATAATATTGACAATGGTATTCTGAAAGAAAATGAGCTGAATAATTTCAGCAATAACATCAAACTCAGGTCTTATTCTATCCTGTCAAACACCACGATCAATCTGACAAAAACGACAGAGGCACTCGTGAGTTTAAAGGGGCAGTTTGATGATTATAATGGTCCTGTAGGCGGTGGTGCAGCGGTGTTTTATAATGCGATCTGGAGCAACCCGGTGGCATTTCCGGCGGTGTATCCATCCAGCCTGATGCCGTATGTAAAACACCCGCTATTTGGTAATGCCCTCATTCCCGGTGGTGGTGCATTGTATGTCAATCCTTATGCACAGTCCATCTCTGGTTTTCAGGCGACCAACACCAGTACACTTACTGCACAGCTGAGCCTAAAACAAAACCTGGATGCAGTGACACCCGGTCTATCTGCGAGAGTGATGGCTTATACTACACGGTATGCGTACTTTGCCGTTTCCCGCCAGTATAGTCCTTATTACTACCAGGCGAATACCAATGAAGGGAAGTTTTCCGGGCTGACACTGATCAATGATGGTAGTACAGGTAGTGTAGGTGCTACGCCTACAGAATACCTCACCTATTCACCGGGTGATAAAGTTGTGAACACCACGACATATGCCGAAACAGCCCTGAATTATTCGAGGATATTCAAAGATAAGCACAGTGTGGGTGGTATGCTGATTGGTACGATCCGAAATTATATTACGGGTAATGCTTCCACCCTGCAATTATCATTGCCCAGCAGGAACCTGGGGGTATCCGGCAGATTCACTTACGGTTATGACAACCGCTACCTGTTCGAATATAACTTTGGCTACAATGGTTCCGAACGTTTTGCTACGAACCACCGGTTTGGTTACTTCCCGTCTATTGGTGGCGGCTGGATTGTATCTAATGAAAAGTTCTTCTCCTCATTGGCGGATAAAGTGCAGCAGCTGAAGTTCAGGTTCACTTATGGTTTGGTGGGTAATGATCAGATCGGCAATTCAACTGACCGGTTCTTTTATCTATCTGATGTAAATCTGAATGGCGGCGCCGCCGGGTATTTCGGTACGCAATTTAATTATAGCCGACCCACTGTGGCAATCAATCGTTATGAGAACAAGGATATAACCTGGGAGTTGTCCCGCCAGACGAACATCGGGATGGACCTCACCGTCTTCAAAGATCTCACACTTACAATCGATGCATACAAACAGGTACGTAGCAATATACTCATGGTAAGAAGTACGATCCCTTCTTCCATGGGCTTGCAGGCCGACATCTCTGCCAACTCCGGCAAAGCCAGCAGTCAGGGTATGGACCTCATGCTGAATTATTCCAAAACATTTGAGCACAGCTTATGGCTGCAAACCCGTGGTACACTAACCTATGCAAAAAGTAAACTGCTGGTGAATGAAGAGCCGCAATACGCTGCCAACAATCAACACTTATCAAAAGTGGGTAACTCATTAGGACAGATATACGGACTGGTAGCAGAGAAGTTGTTTGTCGATGATGCAGAAGTGAGCAACTCCCCTATACAATATGGACGTATCATGGCTGGTGATATCAAATACAGGGACATCAACGGAGACGGTACGATCTCTAATGCAGACATGGTACCTATCGGTTTTCCGACCACGCCAGAGTTGATCTATGGAATGCTCTTTTCTGTGGGCTATAAGAACTTTGATATCAGCGCTGCCTTTCAGGGTTCAGGCAGGTCTTCCTTTATTATTAATTCAGCGAACACGACACCTTTTTATATCAATGGAGGTAACCAGAATGGTTTGCTACAGTCCATTGCAGACGATCACTGGTCAGAAGATAACCGGAACTCCTACGCATTCTGGCCAAGATTAAGTAATACCATTTCAGAGAATAACAAACAGACATCTACCTGGTGGCTGCGGAGCGGTTCATTCCTGCGACTGAAATCAGCTGAGATCGGGTATAACTTTTCTGATCGGGTGTTAAAAAAATTCCGGCTCAGTACAGGTCGTATTTATGTAAATGGTATGAACCTGGCTACAATCAGTGCCTTCAAAATATGGGATCCGGAGATGGGTGATTCAGGTCTGGGATACCCTATTCAGCGGGTATTTAATACAGGATTGTCTATCGGGTTTTAAGTGTTAATTAAAGAACAGAATTTTATGAAAATTATTCGTTTGTTCATAATTGCGGCATTGCTGACTACATCCTGCAAAAAGAATTTCCTGGATGTGGTACCTGATAATGTGGCAACCATTGATAATGCCTTTACTTCCAAAACAGAAGCTGAGAAATATTTATTTACCTGTTATTCGTATCTCCCCATCAGTTTCGACCCTACTTACAATGTAGGTTTATCTGCCAGCGATGAGGTCTTTGTACTTGACCCTACCAGTGCAATCAGGTCTACTAACGTGCTTCGCCTGCCTTATGGAGATCAGAATATTTCAAGTCCTATCGCCAATTTCATGACTGGCGACAGAGACGGAACCGCAAGTTATAAAGCGATCAGGGATTGTAACATTTTCCTGGAAAACATCAGTAATCTTAGTAAAGTACCGGATCTGGACATCGATACCCGTGAGCGTTGGATATCTGAAGTAACGTTTCTGAAAGCCTACTATCATTTCCTCATGTTCAGGGCATATGGTCCAATTCCTGTTATTGATAAGAACCTGCCTATCAGTGTGGCCATTGAAGAAACGTATGTAAAACGCCAGCCGGTGGATAGTGTGGTGAATTATATTGCCAATCTGCTGGACGAAGCGGCCCTGCATTTGCCAAACAGTATCAATAATATTTCATCAGAACTGGGTCGCATTACCAAACCGGCGGCATTGGGGCTCAAGGCAAAATTGCTCGTCACAGCTGCGAGTCCTTTGTACAATGGTAATTCAGACTATGCTGCTTTTAGAAATAAAGATGGGGCTGCGCTCTTTAATCCTGCTTACAGCGCAGAGAAATGGCAGCATGCAGCAGATGCGTGCAAAGCGGCCATTGACCTTGCTACAGCACAGGGAGTAAAGTTGTACGAATTCCCTGCACAGACCATTCCGCTGAATGCTACTACCATGACCCAAATGAGCATCCGTAACTCCATGAGCGAGCCATGGAATAGTGAGCTGATATGGGGGAACACCACCAGTATTACATGGGCGTGTACCTTCTTACAACGTTGTGGAATTGGCCAGTTTGATTTTGATAATGCAGTGGCGTCAAAGACAGCCGGACATCCATTAATGGGGCCTACCATCAAAATGGCAAAGTTATTTTATACAAAGAATGGAGTGCCTATTGATGAAGACAAAACGCTTGACTTCTCTAATATTTCTACCCTGCGGGTAGCCAGTCATGATGAAAGATTTAATATCAAAGAAGGAGAAACGACCGCGCGGTTAAACTTTGACAGAGAGCCTCGATATTACGCAGATCTTGGTTTTGACAGGGGCATCTGGTATATGGCGAACAGCCCATCAAAAAGCGATGAAAACACCTTCTGGCTGAAGGCAAGGGGTAGTGAAACGAGCCAGTCATCACCAGTGCCTGTCTGCGGGTTTTATATGAAGAAAACGGTGAACTGGCATATGGATTGGAATACCCTCACCTACCCTTCTTATCCATATCCTGAAATGCGGCTGGCAGACCTGTATTTGTTGTATGCCGAAGCATTGAATGAAGCACAGGGTCCACAGAATGATGTTTATGAATACATCAACCGCGTAAGGGCAAGAGCAGGTTTGACAACGGTGCAGAACGCCTGGGCCACTTATAGCAGGAACCCTACGAAATATACCACCAAAGAAGGGATGCGTACTATCATCCAGCGGGAACGTGCGATAGAACTTTGTTTTGAAGGACATCGTTTCTGGGATCTGTTGCGTTGGAAAACGGCGGCACAGGAACTGAGTGGCAATATTACCGGCTGGGTAGTGAGCGGACAAACACCGGAGTTGTACTATCGTGAAATTTCTTTCCTGGCAAGGCATTTCGTGGCGCCACGTGATTACCTGTGGCCGATAGATGAAGATGACATACTGGAAAATCCGAACCTGGTTCAAAATCCTAACTGGTAAAAACCGACAACACATGAAGTTAACATATATCATCGCTTTAATTTTATTAGCGGCATCCTGTACCAGGGATGATTTGCGCAGCCCCGTTTCAAAGAACAGTTCGGCTCCTGGTGCAGTAACCAATGTAAAGGTGGTGAACCTGAATGGGAAATCAGCCTTAACGTATACACTTCCGGCTGATGAGGACCTATCTTATGTAAAAGCGGAATATGAAACATCTGCAGGTCATCCAAGAGAGATAAAAGCATCTTACTATGTGAACACACTCACAGTAGATGGCTTTGGAGATACCTTGCCACATACCATTAAACTCTACGCGGTAAATTCCAGTGAAGTAGCAAGTGAGGCTGTCACCGTTACCGTACAGCCACTGACACCGCCTATTGACCTGGCCTTAAGATCACTGAAAGTAGTGGCTACATTTGGTGGTTTCAATCTCACCTGTGACAATCCTACAGAAGAAAACCTAGCGATCATTCCACTGGTAGATACCACAGGGAATGGTGTATGGGTACAGACGACTGGTATGGATAATATTTATAGTAATAGTCCAGTCATCACCAGTTCAGTCAGGGAACAACCAGCTATAGAGCGACACTATGCATTTGTGGTAAGGGATAGATGGCTGAATTATTCAGATACGCTATATGAAACGTTAACACCTATATTCGAACAGTTACTCCCTAAATCAGATTGGAGCAATTATGTGTTGCCTGGTGACGCGGAGATATTGAACAATGGTGGTCGTACAGATGTGTCTTATATCTATGACGGTAATTTTCATCCCGGCTGGCCACAGTGTTTATTTACAGTAGAACAGGCCAGCTCTTCACAGATGGTGACACTGGACCTTGGCAAACCACATATCTTCAGCCGTATGCAGGTAAATCCTTATAAGGAAGTGGGCAGTTTGTATTATGTAAGAGGGAATGTAAAGGACTTTGAAATATGGGCATCCAATTCACCGAATTTAAGTGGCGCTTTGGATGAAAGCTGGACCAGGCTGGTTACCTGCCATGTTACGAAACCTTCAGGCTCTGCTTCAGGTACAGAGACAACAGCGGATCAAACGCTTGCATATAATGGCTGGCAGTTTGATTTTCCAGCGTTACAAACGGCCTATCGGTATGTAAGGATCAGAAGTCTTTCCAACTGGCAGGGTTCATACTTTATAAACATAGCAGAGTTCACGCTATGGGGTAATTAATCACTTATAATCTTTTAGGATGCAAAGAGCATTTATAATATCAGGCATGTTGACATTATTGTTTGCATGTACCAAAATGGATGAATACAGGGATAAATATATGGGTAATGGATCCATAGTTTATCCGGGCAAAATGGATTCTGTAGAAGCCTTTTCGGGTAAGAACAGGGCGGAGATCAGGGGGTTGTTTACTTCCGATCCTAAGATCACGAAGTACAAGGTGTTCTGGAATAGCAGACAGGATTCAATAGAGGTGCCTGTGACAAGGACATCTGGTGTGGACACAGCAAAAGTGATCATACCTGATCTTCCGGAAGGACTGATGAGTTTTGAGATCAGGACCTATGATGCGCATGACAATATATCTATCCCCGTAAATACATCTGCGAATGTATATGGGGACCTCTATCAGAGTGCACTGATCAATAGGGGTATTGCAAATGCAGAGATGCTGGACGATGGATCCGCGTTGATAAAGTGGGCAGATGCCAGCAGTGATGCAGGTACGGTGAGCATGCGGATTAAGTATACAGATAATACGGGGGGTGCGCATGATACGCTGGTATTGTCTGTTCTTACAGACATGACTACGACATTGCCTGCGTTCAAATCCGGAACGAGTATTAGTTATCAAACGGCTTATTTGCCCAATGCTACGGCAATAGATACCTTTTATACAGCATTTGAGGTATTTTCTGTGAAAGCGGATGTGACAGCGTTGTACCTGAAGAATACAGGTCCTTTTGATCGCGCTACTTATGATGGTGGACGCTGGGGTACGCTGGCAGCGCCATGGGTGACGAGTGCGAATGTGATCAATCACTCAGGTTATGGCGGATATGCATCAGAGACGTGGTTGAATGCAGGCGGGTTCCTGGTGATGGAATCAGGATGGAGTGGAACGGCGAATATTGTGAATGGAAAGATTTCACAGACGACGACATTGCCTGCGGGGAATTATATATTCCAGGTAGCGTGTTATACAGAGGCGTTGGATCCGGTGTATATAGTGGCAGCGGCGGGCAGCGCACTTCCTGATATTAGTGGGCTTTCGGGGGCTTTGGGGTATGGATCATTTCCCAGCAGTACGTATGTGAGTGCGACGGTATCAGTTAAGTTTACGTTGGAGCAGGAAGAGGAGGTGACATTAGGATTTTTAGCGACAATGACTTCGGGTAATCAATATTGGAGGGTAGGGAGTGTTAAGTTGATAAAGAATTAGATGTGGGGGGATGAAGAAATGGGGTTGAGGTGATAAGATTGGATATTGAAGAAATAAAGAAGTGGACTTTGAGGCGATAAAGAAATGGGCTTTGAGGTGATAAGATTAGACTTTGAAGTGATAAGATTGGATATTGAAGAAATAAAGAAGTGGACTTTGAGGCGATAAAGAAATGGGCTTTGAGGTGATAAGATTAGACTTTGAAGTGGTAAGATTGGATATTGAAGAAATAAAGAAGTGGAAATTGAAAACCGCAAACGAAATGTTTGCGGTTTTTTTATATAATTTCTGTAATTTCCTGGATGGTGTAGGTTGGGTTCAATACTTTGCAGGCATCCTTTTGGCCATATCCGTAGGCGGCCCAGCAGGAGGCGATGCCACAGTTGTTGGCGAAGAGAATGTCGGCATGGGTATCGCCGGTCATTAGTACTTCTTCCTTGTTTTTAATATTGAATTTTTGTGTGATGATGGTTTCGTAAACCATCGGATCGGGTTTCAATTTTAAAGCTAAATCCGGGAAGGCGCCTTCGGCGATGAGGAGGTCTGTCAGGTCGAAAAGATTCAGTGCTTTTAAGGAGCGTTCTACTGCGGCAATGCCTTTATTGCTGAGGACAATGATGGTTTTATCCTGCGCTTTTAATTTTTCAAAAACAGCGGCGGCTCCTTCGAATAGTACGGTGAGCTTTTCGTCACATTCTTTATATAGTTCCCGGTATATTTTAGCGATTGCTTCAACATCTTCGAAGTTGAGTTTCGATGGTTCGGGATGCAGGTGTCTTATCGTATCGTGTAAGGCACCACCTTTGCTGACGGCGGTGAGCATGGTTATTTCGTCGATGGTGTTCAGTCCGCTTTTTTCAAAGGTCTGGCTCATGGCGGAGTGAATGGTGGGAAAAGTATTGCAAATGGTGCCGTCGTAGTCGAAGAGGTAGTAATTGTAGTGGTTCATCATCCTTAATTTGCGATGTAAAAGTAATGGATAGAAAGGAGTTTTGAGAGATTTATCTGCCGGCGTTGGAGAATGATCATATTATTGAATTGCTTTCTTAATCTCTGCCAGTTCCTGCTCCATCTTCTTCATCCGCTCCTGATTTTCGAGGTTTTGCTTATGCTCCTCAATCAGGTATAAGGTTAGTTCCTCGACTTTTTTCACAAGGATCTTATTCATCTCTCCGAGGTCCAGTCCATTCACCGTCACTTCTTTCTCTGTAGGCACTTCGGGCAGATGTTTATGTTGTAGTACATAATTCTCAATTTCCATTAATGAGGGTAGCTGATAATGGCTATCAAAGACATAATCAGGCCAGCCGGACTGGGTCACCTGAATTTTTTTTGCACCAATCGTACCTGCTACAGCGAGTTTGAATGTGCCTGTAGGCGTAGTACCTATTCCAAGATTCCCATCGGCATCCAAGCGCATTTTTTCTGTACCATCATTTACCAGGAAAGTAAGATAACCTCCGAACCGGGTTGATGCTGGCCCCATGTTGAAGATGAGCCCTGAATTTAAATTGCCGAAATATTTATGAATGAGACCAAACATTGGTGCACTTCCATCCGTGTTATAAGCATGTACGCCCAGATAGGTACCATCTTTGGTAGTGCTACCTATATATAATCGGCTTAGGATGGCTGTAGTAGTATCATCCACCATCGTGCCGACGTCCAGTGATGCCTTGGGCGCGAGTGTACCGATACCGAATTTACCATCTGCTGTGGAAATGACGCTATCAGGCAGGTTCACGGTGCCAGCGAATGCATTTCGATAAGGTATATCTCTGACGGCCGTTGCCTCGGGAATCAATGCAGAATCGACTACAGACCAACCGGTAAACATGGCTGCTGTCTCACTCATACCCTGTGCAAAGGCGCGAACATGAAAGCGTACATAATAACCATTCTTGTAATCAAGGAAAATAGACATCTTGCCATTTTCATTACCAATCTTTATTGGAGGGGCTGAACCACCAGAAGAAGACACAGTAGTACGGGTTAAGGTATCTCCCAAAACATACGATGAAATTGTTAAGTTCAAGGTATAGCCTGGGATTGTAAAATCGTACCCTTCTATCCAGATAGTCGGCATGGCGAAGCGGTTTGAAAAAGGGATGTTTGTTTTTATTTTGTAACCGTTGGTAGCATAAGCGTTGTTATTATATGATAATACATCATTGTAATACTGCGCTTTTCCAGAAATGACAAAGAATAGGGATAAGAATGCTAATAAATATTTCATAAAAACAATGCTGTTTTGCTATGGGTTATAATGCTGTATAGGGCGATTAAAATATGGGGTGCAAATTAGGTATTTTTAGAAGTACTCATGAAATTATTTTCTATAATTATGCGCCATTGATTTGTTTTCTGATGAGTTACTGATATTTTTTGATGCTGCTTTCCAGGTAAAACCTTATAATTTTAAGCTATGCAATGATTATTCAAGTAGCTTATGCCTATGTATGTGATATCAAACCTGCGCGAACGCTGTTATCCTACAGATTGCCCTTTGATTAGTATATTTGTATAATAACCATTTATCAATGAGCTTTATCATCAGACCATTCAATATTGATACTGACATCCCTGACACCACCG
This Chitinophaga sancti DNA region includes the following protein-coding sequences:
- a CDS encoding DUF4998 domain-containing protein, with protein sequence MLTLLFACTKMDEYRDKYMGNGSIVYPGKMDSVEAFSGKNRAEIRGLFTSDPKITKYKVFWNSRQDSIEVPVTRTSGVDTAKVIIPDLPEGLMSFEIRTYDAHDNISIPVNTSANVYGDLYQSALINRGIANAEMLDDGSALIKWADASSDAGTVSMRIKYTDNTGGAHDTLVLSVLTDMTTTLPAFKSGTSISYQTAYLPNATAIDTFYTAFEVFSVKADVTALYLKNTGPFDRATYDGGRWGTLAAPWVTSANVINHSGYGGYASETWLNAGGFLVMESGWSGTANIVNGKISQTTTLPAGNYIFQVACYTEALDPVYIVAAAGSALPDISGLSGALGYGSFPSSTYVSATVSVKFTLEQEEEVTLGFLATMTSGNQYWRVGSVKLIKN
- a CDS encoding HAD family hydrolase; translated protein: MMNHYNYYLFDYDGTICNTFPTIHSAMSQTFEKSGLNTIDEITMLTAVSKGGALHDTIRHLHPEPSKLNFEDVEAIAKIYRELYKECDEKLTVLFEGAAAVFEKLKAQDKTIIVLSNKGIAAVERSLKALNLFDLTDLLIAEGAFPDLALKLKPDPMVYETIITQKFNIKNKEEVLMTGDTHADILFANNCGIASCWAAYGYGQKDACKVLNPTYTIQEITEII